From a single Sediminibacterium sp. KACHI17 genomic region:
- a CDS encoding START-like domain-containing protein yields the protein MSKKQLFTLEFPVRCSPAILFEFLATPAGLQEWFADKVDEWEGVYSFSWNGGTPDKAAIVDQEQDKFIRFHWLHSEKNEYFEFRIEKTEISNQTILIIKDFAEKNEIKDQSQLWGYQVKELFHRLGA from the coding sequence ATGAGCAAAAAGCAGTTATTTACTTTAGAGTTTCCGGTGAGATGTTCCCCAGCAATTCTTTTCGAATTTTTAGCCACTCCCGCAGGTTTACAGGAATGGTTTGCAGATAAAGTAGACGAATGGGAAGGTGTATATAGTTTTTCATGGAATGGCGGCACACCTGATAAAGCTGCTATTGTGGATCAAGAACAGGATAAGTTCATCCGTTTCCATTGGCTTCATTCTGAGAAGAATGAGTACTTCGAGTTCCGAATTGAAAAAACAGAAATATCCAACCAGACCATCCTGATCATCAAAGATTTTGCTGAGAAGAATGAAATCAAGGATCAGAGCCAGTTATGGGGCTATCAGGTGAAAGAATTATTTCACAGATTAGGTGCTTAA